The sequence TTGAAACTGGCTGAGAACATTAAGAATGAGATGGAACAGTTGGGCTTAGATAATGTTACTTTAGACGACAATGGTTACTTGATGGGCACCCTTGCTTCAAATGTAGACCATGACGTAGCCCCGATTGGGTTCATTGCTCATATGGATACCGCTCCGGATGAATCGGGTCAAGATGTTAAACCACAGATAGTAAAAAATTATCAAGGTGGAGATATCCAACTAGGCACTAGTGGAGAGAAACTTTCACCCGCTCAGTACCCTGATATGGATAATTTAATTGGCCACGATTTTGTTACTACCGACGGAACAACGCTTTTAGGTGCAGATAACAAAGCCGGTATAGCCGAAATCCTTACCGCAATGGAAGTGCTGATAAATAACCCAGAAATTAAGCATGGCGATATAAAAATTGGCTTTACACCCGATGAAGAAATTGGCCGTGGCGCTAACCTGTTTGATGTGGATAAATTTGGTGCAGAGTGGGCTTATACAATTGATGGTGGCTACGTTGGCGAACTGGAGTACGAAAACTTTAATGCCAGCAGCGCAAAAGTTATTTGTCATGGTGTGAGCGTTCATCCAGGAACAGCCAAAGATAAACTTGTTAACTCAATGAATATTGCGGCTCGATTTCAATTGAGTATGCCAAGCGAAGAAACACCTGAATGTACAGATGGCTATGAGGGTTTTTACCACCTAACGTCAATCAAATCAGGTATTGCACGTACTGAATTGAACTACATTATCAGAGATTTTGATAAAGATAATATTCACTTGCGCAAAGCGTTCATGCAATCGAAGGTAGATCAACTAAACAGCGAGTTAGCGAAGGGCCGTGTTTCAATAGAGATAACGGATAGCTATTTCAACATGAAGGAAATGGTAGAGCCGTATCCACATATTATCGATATCGCAAAACAAGCGATGACCGATTGCGGTGTCGAACCACATATATGTCCAATAAGAGGCGGTACAGACGGTGCTCGCCTATCTTTTATGGGGCTCCCATGTCCGAATGTATTCACCGGAGGCTATAACTTCCACGGTATCCATGAGTTCATTACTGTGCAAGGCATGAACAAAGCGGTTGAAGTCATCGTCAAGATTGCCGAAAACACAGCAAAGTAACAGCAATAATGAAGAGCCTTACACGTTATGTAAGGCTCTTCATTTAAGCTTCAAGGTTTTCTTTGTCTCTCAATGTCGTGAAGCCAGCCCAAATTCGATTGGCAGTCGTTATCCAACATAAGGTCCCGAATAAGTAAGCTATCTCTGCAAAGTAATTTGGGAATAGGCAGAAAATGACAAAACAGGCGATGGTCTCTGTACCTTCCGTTAAACCAGTCATGTAGTAGAGTGATTTGTTTTTATATACGGGATTCTCTATGTCTCGTTTTCCCGCCATTACAGCAAAAGCTAGGAAACTAGACCCAGTCCCTATAAACGAAAAAATAAGAAATGCGCCAGCAATGGCATTCTGTTCTGGATTTGCTAAAACAAACCCAAACGGAATCAGAGAGTAGAAAAGAAAATCTAAGCTGATATCTAAAAAACCACCTGAATCGCTTATCCCTTGAATACGAGCAAGAGCACCATCTAATCCATCACAAATTCGATTCAATATTACAAATACTAAGGCGAGATCGTATTGTTGAAAAATAAGACTCGGAAAAGCGAGACAACCTAGAATAAAACCAAACAGTGTGGTCTGGTTAGCTGATATATTTAACTTGTGTAAGCCTTTAGCAGCTAGCTCTAATGGCGCTTTAATTATCTTAATACTAAATCTATCTAACATAGCTAATGACTCCACGGCCAGGTTAAACACTGGCTGTTTGATGGAACATCCGATTCATCGTGGGTAACAAGTAGCGCGGGCACTTTAGCACGTGAAAGCTGCTCAAAAACCCAGTCGCGAAACTGCTCTCTAAGTTCTTTATCAAGTTTGCTAAAAGGTTCATCCAGTAAAACAAGTTTTGGTTTCGCAAGTAGCATCCGCGCTAAACTAATTCTTGCTCTCTGCCCTCCAGATATCTGTTCTGGCATAGACTCTGACAATGACGCTAGGCTGATATTTTCCAATGCAGAAAATGCTTGTTGACGCCTCTGTTCAGACTTAACTGAGTTTGGAAGTGCAAAGGCGAGGTTCTCCAACACGGATAGGTGCGGAAAAAGAAGATCGTCTTGAAATAAAATACCAACTTCTCTTTGATGGGCTGACAGTTGACTGATGCATTGTCCGTTAAGCGTGAAATCCCCTGTAAAAGAAAAACTATCGGATAAGTGTCCAGCAATTACGCTAAGCAATGTAGATTTTCCACAACCGCTAGGGCCCATTAAAGTTAATACTTCCCCTGGTTTTACCTCTAGCGTAAGTGGGCCAAATAGAGCCACCTTATCTTTATTAAGGATGGTGAGGTTTTTTAGACAAAGGCTCATTAAATATAGATTTCCTAATTGGTGCCTTGCCTTTTCTTTGAAGGCGATTGAGCACGAAAGCAAAAGTAAAAAAAGTAACGGTAACATTGCTTGCCATAACGCATAGATTGCAGTTACACGTCTATCCGAACCACTTGATAGTGCAACGGCTTCGGTTGTTATTGTGGAGATTCTACCGGAACCGAGCATTAGAGTGGGTAAGTACTGAGCTAAACTGACACTTGTACCTACCGCCCAGGCAAAACTAATTGCAGCAAAGAGTATTGGCATTTTAATCTTAATCCAAACCTGCCACGGCGTTTTACCGAGGCTCAATGCAGTTTGGCTAAAACCATCGTTATAGCTACGCCAAGGTCCATCTAATGCAAGGTATACATATGGGAAAGCGAAAAACACGTGAGACCAGATAACCCAAAAAAGTGGCGCGTCAGCACTAATGTAAAGTGTCGAAACCTGAATCCCAAACAATAATGAAAGCTGTGGGACTAACATAGGTGTGGCGATAACTAAGTTAGGTATTCGCAATCGATATTTATTCTGATATTCATGTGCAATTAACGCGAATATAAGCGCTAACGTAGCCGATATAAGTGCTATAAGAATACTGTTATTGATTGTTGGAATAACGCTGTCCCACTCTTGTTGCCAAAACCGTAGGCTGAATCGAGTTGGCAGCAAATCGGGGAACCTCCAACGCTGCGCAAAAGACCACAATATGGTAATCGGCAAAAGTAAAACATTGACGAGCGAGATCACGAAAAATAGCTTCATGCCGTGTAGTCGAAATCCGTAACGTCCAGAAATTTGCCAGCCTCGCTGCCGCCTAACAGTTAGGTGTTCTAACCACCTAGTGAAAAGTATAAGTAAGGTACAGATTAAAAACAAAATGACAGCACCAGCCGCCGCTCGAGGGAATAATGATAAGTTGGGCTCAGAAAACCATTGCCAGACCAAAACAGCAAAGGTGGGTGGGTTTGTTGGGCCTAATATCAGGCTCATATCTACCACAGAAACACTGTAAGCAATAATAGCCAACAGTGAAAATCGAATCTTGGTTAACCATTGAGGTAATACACACTTCCACCAGAATTGCGACTGAGAATAACCTAAGCTTGTTGCAACTTTATACGACTGTTCTAGTTTTAATTGTTGAGTTATTGGAATACTCATTAATAGCAGAAAAGGGAGTTCTTTTAATGCTAATGCTAGAGTTAATCCAATTCCGTTGGGGTCATTTATTATGTAGGAAAAACTGCTATTACCGATCAGTGGCGACAACAGCCTGGCAAATATTCCTGTTGGAGAAAACAAGAAGGCGAATCCGATAGCAAAAGCGACATGAGGCACGGCTAGTAGCGGTGATAGGCTTTTTTCTACCCATTTCCATGTACGTGTATTCCAAGAGGCCTGCAAAACAGCAAAGGTTAAAAAACAAGCCAAATAACTACTGGTTAACGAAGTGAAAACGGTAAGATATAGAGACTGCGTTATACCACTCCATGCGAATACATCTGCAAATCCTTTCAAAGATAATTCGGTTAAACCGATAGAGGGAA is a genomic window of Vibrio algarum containing:
- the pepT gene encoding peptidase T, translated to MNKVLDRFLHYVAFDTQSNSDNSTCPSTEGQLKLAENIKNEMEQLGLDNVTLDDNGYLMGTLASNVDHDVAPIGFIAHMDTAPDESGQDVKPQIVKNYQGGDIQLGTSGEKLSPAQYPDMDNLIGHDFVTTDGTTLLGADNKAGIAEILTAMEVLINNPEIKHGDIKIGFTPDEEIGRGANLFDVDKFGAEWAYTIDGGYVGELEYENFNASSAKVICHGVSVHPGTAKDKLVNSMNIAARFQLSMPSEETPECTDGYEGFYHLTSIKSGIARTELNYIIRDFDKDNIHLRKAFMQSKVDQLNSELAKGRVSIEITDSYFNMKEMVEPYPHIIDIAKQAMTDCGVEPHICPIRGGTDGARLSFMGLPCPNVFTGGYNFHGIHEFITVQGMNKAVEVIVKIAENTAK
- a CDS encoding CDP-alcohol phosphatidyltransferase family protein, with protein sequence MLDRFSIKIIKAPLELAAKGLHKLNISANQTTLFGFILGCLAFPSLIFQQYDLALVFVILNRICDGLDGALARIQGISDSGGFLDISLDFLFYSLIPFGFVLANPEQNAIAGAFLIFSFIGTGSSFLAFAVMAGKRDIENPVYKNKSLYYMTGLTEGTETIACFVIFCLFPNYFAEIAYLFGTLCWITTANRIWAGFTTLRDKENLEA
- a CDS encoding ATP-binding cassette domain-containing protein, with product MSLCLKNLTILNKDKVALFGPLTLEVKPGEVLTLMGPSGCGKSTLLSVIAGHLSDSFSFTGDFTLNGQCISQLSAHQREVGILFQDDLLFPHLSVLENLAFALPNSVKSEQRRQQAFSALENISLASLSESMPEQISGGQRARISLARMLLAKPKLVLLDEPFSKLDKELREQFRDWVFEQLSRAKVPALLVTHDESDVPSNSQCLTWPWSH